The nucleotide window CGAGAGGCTGAAGCGCGCTATAAACAGGGGGATTATGCAGGTGCGATAGGGTATTTATTGGCTGTGCCGGGTGTGGCACAACTTTCGCCGAAGCTGACGCCGATGAATCGGGATTCGCGCGCACGTCTGTTTTATGATCTGGGATGTTGTTATCTTGCTGCGGGGGACTCTCTGCGTGCCGATTGGGCATTTCGAGAGGCTTTTGCCCTGAATAACCGATTGGATCGGGGCTATTTTGAGAATGCAGATCCGGGCGCGTTCTGGTGGGCTTTATTGCACGGTGAGGAGGCCGCACGCCGCCTGAAGACCAAACGCTTGTCGGCTGCGATGCGGTCTTTGGTATTTCCCGGATGGGGGCAGTATTACCGGGGGTATAAGAAAAAAGGATACGCATTTCTCGGTGCAGTGGTTGGTACATCTGTCGTGCTGAGAATGCAGTATAGGAATTTTCAGAGTGCCCGCGATCACTACAGTCAGACGAATATATTTCAACATGTAAACCAGCGATATACAAATGAGGATGGGACGCGCTATACCGAGTGGGAGGCGCGTCATCGAGAGGTCAAGTCCAGTGAAAAACGGGTGAATATTCTGATCGGTGTCCTCGGTGCGATTTGGGTTCTGAATCTATTTGATAGCGCAGTTTTTGAGCCTGCGCCCATGGGTTTGACCATCGCGTTTTGAGGTATATAGGGCAGATTTTCAAGGAAAGCCGATGTTTTTACATCGGCTTTTTAATATTTGGCACTGTCTTTCGCGCGGTTGCTTACCACCTGTGTACGTAATGTCCCTGACCGGAAAACCACAGGGCATCGACAATAAAAGACAGCGCGACTCCCAGACCATAACCGGTAAGCAGGCCAATAAAGAAGGGCTGAAAACGACGATAAGCAGAGACACCGCCAAAATGCAGTACGAACAATTTGAATGCCCAAATAATAAAAATAGAGACCTGATTGCTGCGGGCGACATTGGTGCTGCAAACAGTCAGGCCAATGGGATGCAGGGGCCACCAGGGGAAGCGATATTGTAAGAATGTGAGGCATCCCATCAATGCTGCGCCGCCGCCAAAAAAGCCCAGTCTTTGCCAGTCGGCATCAAAGGGATTGACAATTTTGCTGAGGATCACCGGATAGATCCGATTGATACCCGATTTGAGCGGAATGTCATTAAAATTGAAAGCCCCCTTTTCATAACCCAGGGGAATGACATAGAAGATAAACGTCAGACAGCCGACGACTAATCCCAAAAAGACTGCGCCTAAAAGTTTGCGGTGGTCGGCTT belongs to Gemmatimonadota bacterium and includes:
- a CDS encoding DUF5683 domain-containing protein, with translation MRFLVFMVVIGTFGIAGAQDIPSYVREAEARYKQGDYAGAIGYLLAVPGVAQLSPKLTPMNRDSRARLFYDLGCCYLAAGDSLRADWAFREAFALNNRLDRGYFENADPGAFWWALLHGEEAARRLKTKRLSAAMRSLVFPGWGQYYRGYKKKGYAFLGAVVGTSVVLRMQYRNFQSARDHYSQTNIFQHVNQRYTNEDGTRYTEWEARHREVKSSEKRVNILIGVLGAIWVLNLFDSAVFEPAPMGLTIAF